A single Crateriforma conspicua DNA region contains:
- a CDS encoding YdbT family protein: protein MKSVACSRKYLFARSVMEIGLTAALLCAVAWFDWIVALCIALLAVMPLWFLWKCRTMYRFAFGNGQIRTHKVFTNHVDISAPAHAIQSVAVYQGVVESICNAGTIEIDTSGTNLQNAKFVWPHLPDPDSVASELRMLASGANDE from the coding sequence ATGAAATCCGTCGCTTGTAGTCGCAAATACCTTTTTGCTCGCTCCGTTATGGAGATTGGACTTACCGCCGCCCTGCTCTGTGCTGTTGCGTGGTTCGACTGGATAGTTGCTCTGTGTATCGCATTGCTGGCTGTCATGCCGCTGTGGTTCCTTTGGAAATGCAGAACGATGTATCGCTTTGCATTTGGGAACGGCCAGATCCGCACGCACAAAGTATTTACCAACCATGTAGATATTTCGGCCCCAGCTCACGCTATCCAATCCGTCGCTGTATACCAAGGTGTTGTTGAGTCTATATGCAACGCAGGAACCATTGAAATTGACACGTCGGGAACCAACCTGCAAAATGCGAAATTCGTTTGGCCACACCTTCCCGATCCCGATAGCGTCGCCTCCGAACTGCGAATGCTGGCATCTGGCGCAAACGACG